From a single Raphanus sativus cultivar WK10039 chromosome 3, ASM80110v3, whole genome shotgun sequence genomic region:
- the LOC108858727 gene encoding uncharacterized protein LOC108858727, translating into MGNANATSSSARSNGGDSHHQRPSSDSVNSSPSPYLFTPQMGKADSDSDSDSGFNVYAYPSFNSRPRSPGSPARSTYLFTPQIENENTKEDNPSGVDAYTTSSTARPDGAEELSKEAEFHTNVHNLRKMAQELLEKGYNEKGFHVTTMLKYFEKDSKSKDPQDVPYCNWLVGMDSVVTNMGSPYCYWDLSTRINYMNLPLCEDVFLVKKMKLLGVNIMLDNKPKVSGDISFGFDHVKLVAGVGWRDNLESNIELLVFWKHIALKLRTSGFYRDACYLERSDIAVALIESPMKVAAEVSYDFTTERLFSYCIGGAFQTNDFLASVTYWRDSLIGSCVKKFAQFDMGIEIVKPIFSQRCTMTFGICKSKAKELYRMKINNFGVLNGSIERNFWPKALVSVSGQVDLKNMG; encoded by the exons ATGGGTAATGCCAATGCCACGTCATCTTCGGCGAGATCTAACGGCGGCGACAGTCATCATCAACGTCCTTCTTCAGACTCTGTGAACAGTTCTCCTTCTCCTTACTTGTTCACCCCTCAG ATGGGGAAGGCGGACTCTGACTCTGACTCTGACTCTGGCTTCAACGTATATGCGTATCCTTCCTTCAACAGTCGGCCTCGTTCTCCCGGAAGCCCCGCTCGTTCTACTTACTTGTTCACCCCTCAG ATAGAGAATGAGAATACTAAAGAAGACAACCCCTCTGGAGTTGACGCATATACCACATCATCCACGGCAAGACCTGACGGCGCTGAAGAGCTCTCTAAAGAAGCG GAGTTTCATACAAATGTACACAACTTGCGCAAGATGGCTCAAG AGCTCTTGGAGAAAGGCTACAATGAGAAAGGATTCCACGTTACCACGATGCTGAAGTACTTTGAGAAGGATTCCAAGTCTAAGGATCCTCAAGATGTGCCATATTGTAATTGGCTAGTG GGAATGGATTCAGTGGTAACCAATATGGGAAGTCCTTATTGTTACTGGGACCTCTCTACTCGTATTAACTACATGAACTTACCTTTGTGCGAGGACGTCTTTCTAGTAAAGAAGATGAAGTTACTTGGAGTAAACATCATGCTTGACAATAAACCAAAG GTTTCTGGAGACATCAGTTTCGGCTTTGATCATGTCAAATTGGTAGCCGGTGTTGGATGGCGAGACAATCTGGAGTCAAAT ATAGAATTGCTTGTCTTTTGGAAGCATATAGCTCTGAAATTGAGAACATCTGGTTTTTACAGAGATGCCTGTTATCTAGAGAGATCGGATATAGCAGTTGCATTGATTGAGTCTCCGATGAAAGTAGCGGCTGAAGTCTCATATGATTTCACGACTGAAAGATTATTTAGCTATTGCATAGGAGGTGCTTTTCAAACCAATGACTTCCTGGCTTCAGTCACATA TTGGAGAGATTCATTGATTGGATCATGTGTGAAGAAGTTTGCCCAATTTGATATGGGGATTGAGATAGTTAAACCGATCTTCTCACAACGATGCACAATGACATTTGGTATTTGCAAGAGCAAGGCTAAGGAGTTATACAGGATGAAGATCAACAACTTTGGAGTTCTCAACGGGAGCATTGAGAGAAATTTTTGGCCCAAAGCTCTTGTTTCTGTTTCCGGCCAAGTGGATTTGAAGAATATGGGCTAG
- the LOC108859267 gene encoding E3 ubiquitin-protein ligase SP1 isoform X1, whose amino-acid sequence MIEFAGLCIGVGILIEVYNRTDPKRKAENLASITQIDELKGLVDLLEKEPLSNPVVAIFGTVGSNSAVETTRSGTLCVFSEETATVCYKRDKNKNCNTYSNREESKEVMLYRKVVPWYLDDGTGRVYVTGAQFAKGFYATLNGYIFPEPVMEHFERFFSSKDVQFVPNRCREHVLEIGKPLTIIGKAERDKNGAPTIGRVYQVFNGRSINKIDELASDFNSVSDGCEMLSLLLAGIGVSIIAVSLLTA is encoded by the exons ATGATTGAATTTGCTGGCTTATGCATTGGCGTTGGCATCCTAATAGAGGTTTACAACAGAACCGATCCGAA GAGGAAAGCTGAGAATCTAGCCAGTATTACCCAAATAGACGAGCTCAAAGGATTGG tggaTCTTCTGGAAAAGGAGCCATTAAGCAACCCTGTTGTTGCTATATTTGGAACAGTTGGATCAAACTCAGCCGTAGAAACCACCCGTAGTGGCactttgtgtgttttttctGAGGAAACG GCCACAGTTTGTTATAAGCGGGATAAGAATAAGAATTGTAATACTTATTCAAACAGAGAGGAATCTAAAGAGGTTATGCTGTACCGTAAGGTGGTTCCTTGGTATTTG GATGACGGGACCGGTCGGGTTTATGTAACGGGAGCACAATTTGCCAAAGGATTTTATGCTACCCTAAATGGATATATCTTCCCTGAACCGGTGATGGAACACTTCGAAAGGTTTTTTTCTTCCAAGGACGTCCAG TTTGTCCCAAACCGCTGTCGTGAGCATGTCCTTGAGATTGGTAAGCCTTTGACGATTATTGGTAAG GCTGAGAGAGACAAAAATGGGGCTCCCACCATCGGACGTGTCTATCAGGTCTTTAATGGACGTAGTATAAACAAAATTGATGAATTGGCTTCTGATTTTAATTCAGTTTCAGA CGGTTGTGAGATGTTGAGCTTGTTGTTAGCAGGTATCGGTGTGTCTATTATAGCTGTCAGCTTACTTACTGCATAA
- the LOC108859267 gene encoding E3 ubiquitin-protein ligase SP1 isoform X2 produces MIEFAGLCIGVGILIEVYNRTDPKRKAENLASITQIDELKGLVDLLEKEPLSNPVVAIFGTVGSNSAVETTRSGTLCVFSEETATVCYKRDKNKNCNTYSNREESKEVMLYRKVVPWYLDDGTGRVYVTGAQFAKGFYATLNGYIFPEPVMEHFERFFSSKDVQFVPNRCREHVLEIGKPLTIIG; encoded by the exons ATGATTGAATTTGCTGGCTTATGCATTGGCGTTGGCATCCTAATAGAGGTTTACAACAGAACCGATCCGAA GAGGAAAGCTGAGAATCTAGCCAGTATTACCCAAATAGACGAGCTCAAAGGATTGG tggaTCTTCTGGAAAAGGAGCCATTAAGCAACCCTGTTGTTGCTATATTTGGAACAGTTGGATCAAACTCAGCCGTAGAAACCACCCGTAGTGGCactttgtgtgttttttctGAGGAAACG GCCACAGTTTGTTATAAGCGGGATAAGAATAAGAATTGTAATACTTATTCAAACAGAGAGGAATCTAAAGAGGTTATGCTGTACCGTAAGGTGGTTCCTTGGTATTTG GATGACGGGACCGGTCGGGTTTATGTAACGGGAGCACAATTTGCCAAAGGATTTTATGCTACCCTAAATGGATATATCTTCCCTGAACCGGTGATGGAACACTTCGAAAGGTTTTTTTCTTCCAAGGACGTCCAG TTTGTCCCAAACCGCTGTCGTGAGCATGTCCTTGAGATTGGTAAGCCTTTGACGATTATTG GCTGA